The proteins below come from a single Ruegeria sp. THAF33 genomic window:
- the modC gene encoding molybdenum ABC transporter ATP-binding protein, with protein sequence MSLSVRLHHHLSGIDLDVSFDAPPGVTVLFGRSGSGKTTIVNAVAGLLRPQAGRVAVDGWVLFDTEQGLWLPPHRRRLGYIFQEGRLFPHLTVRQNLAYGRWFAPKNTRREDPDKVIDMLGIGHLLDRRPAGLSGGEKQRVAIGRALLASPRLVLADEPLAALDDGRKAEILPYFERLRDEVSVPILYVTHSAAEVARLATSVVALQDGKAVRHGPASEMLADPSVAPAGIRAVGAVLQVQVAKHHSDGLTELNANGARLFLPRIAHEVGANLRIRIPAQEVILSNNKPEGLSALNVLAGTVDTIRSGEGPGAIVSVKTPAGNVLARVTRRSVTALNLKPGSTCYAVIKTVALAPQDVGGRIVAGS encoded by the coding sequence ATGAGCCTGTCTGTTCGATTGCACCACCATCTGTCGGGGATTGATCTGGACGTCAGTTTTGATGCGCCGCCGGGCGTGACGGTGCTGTTCGGGCGCTCGGGATCGGGCAAGACCACCATCGTCAATGCCGTGGCAGGGTTGTTGCGGCCCCAGGCGGGCCGGGTGGCGGTAGATGGCTGGGTTCTGTTCGACACGGAACAGGGCCTGTGGCTGCCGCCGCATCGGCGTCGGTTGGGGTATATTTTTCAGGAAGGGCGGTTGTTCCCCCATCTGACCGTGCGCCAGAACCTTGCCTATGGGCGTTGGTTTGCGCCGAAAAACACACGTCGCGAAGACCCCGACAAAGTCATCGACATGCTGGGCATCGGTCATCTGCTGGACCGCAGACCTGCCGGGTTGTCAGGCGGTGAGAAACAGCGCGTCGCCATCGGGCGGGCCTTGTTGGCAAGCCCGCGATTGGTCCTTGCAGATGAACCGCTGGCAGCACTGGATGATGGGCGAAAAGCGGAAATCCTGCCCTATTTCGAGCGTCTCAGGGACGAGGTCTCGGTTCCGATCCTCTATGTGACGCACTCTGCCGCTGAAGTGGCCCGGCTGGCTACATCCGTTGTTGCGTTGCAGGATGGCAAGGCCGTTCGCCACGGGCCCGCATCCGAAATGCTTGCCGACCCGTCAGTGGCCCCTGCGGGAATTCGCGCCGTCGGGGCCGTGTTGCAAGTTCAGGTTGCAAAGCATCATTCCGACGGGCTGACGGAGTTGAACGCCAATGGCGCGCGGCTCTTTCTGCCTCGTATCGCGCATGAGGTCGGGGCAAACTTGCGGATTCGGATACCCGCTCAGGAAGTGATCCTGTCGAACAACAAACCCGAAGGGCTTTCGGCACTGAACGTGCTGGCCGGGACCGTGGACACGATCCGGTCGGGCGAGGGGCCGGGTGCCATCGTGTCGGTAAAGACCCCAGCGGGCAATGTGCTTGCGCGGGTTACGCGTCGATCTGTTACGGCCCTAAACCTGAAACCAGGCAGCACATGTTATGCCGTGATCAAGACGGTTGCATTGGCCCCGCAGGATGTCGGCGGGCGCATTGTGGCCGGCAGCTAG
- a CDS encoding Hint domain-containing protein: MVSVPITGELTGDVTGFPPNVETGQPTLDNGNFNPVTQTWTIAAQPANGTASIDPNTGEWTYTVDPTFFDGLDKGEVVFDSFFISVSGTTQAGPFTLPFTGTPDPVEVVIRIEGVCFAAGTLIETESGPLAIETLEAGHMVATADHGLQPIRWIESSRIPPERLCDEPALRPVRISAGSLGPNEPSRDLLVSQQHRILVKGPKVELLFGASEALVAAKHLCGWPGIGIDTSVQTVEYLHVLLDRHEILNAEGAQAESLFLGEEALYSLSSEALRELASIFPDRPTSGHTGFGRAARLILREHEARALAGD; encoded by the coding sequence TTGGTTTCAGTTCCGATCACAGGCGAACTGACCGGGGATGTGACTGGTTTTCCACCCAACGTTGAGACGGGACAACCCACTCTGGACAATGGGAACTTCAATCCGGTCACGCAAACCTGGACGATTGCGGCACAGCCCGCCAACGGCACCGCCTCGATCGACCCGAACACAGGAGAGTGGACCTATACCGTCGACCCGACATTTTTCGATGGCCTCGACAAAGGCGAAGTCGTCTTCGATTCTTTCTTCATCAGCGTCTCGGGTACAACCCAAGCCGGCCCATTCACCCTTCCATTCACCGGCACACCGGACCCGGTGGAAGTGGTCATCCGGATCGAGGGCGTCTGTTTTGCGGCCGGAACCCTGATCGAAACTGAAAGCGGCCCGCTTGCGATCGAAACGCTGGAGGCGGGTCATATGGTGGCCACTGCCGATCACGGTCTGCAACCTATCCGCTGGATCGAAAGCAGCAGGATTCCACCCGAACGATTATGCGATGAACCTGCTTTGCGCCCCGTTCGTATCTCGGCGGGCAGTCTGGGGCCGAACGAACCCTCACGGGACCTTCTGGTGTCGCAGCAGCACAGGATCCTGGTCAAAGGCCCGAAAGTCGAGCTGCTTTTCGGCGCATCCGAAGCCCTGGTTGCCGCCAAACACCTGTGCGGATGGCCCGGCATCGGCATCGATACATCGGTTCAAACGGTCGAGTATCTTCACGTCCTGCTGGACCGGCATGAGATCCTGAACGCCGAGGGCGCGCAGGCCGAAAGCCTGTTTCTGGGGGAAGAGGCCCTTTATTCGCTGTCCTCTGAGGCATTGCGCGAACTGGCTTCGATATTCCCCGACAGACCGACCTCGGGTCACACCGGGTTCGGGCGCGCGGCTCGTCTGATACTGCGCGAACACGAAGCCCGCGCCCTTGCCGGCGACTAG
- a CDS encoding toxin-activating lysine-acyltransferase produces MSKTFPKDWFDFTPEKYADLGAMFYLAGLTKTHQKRSLAQVLYAFETPFRLGQYHIFRQHGFPRGFVTFAGLSPEAEFRYAVKEKPLSDTDFTSGSSFWIIDLVAPFGQTSQIVDILKQEIPHPRVRTNRMDSDMTRNRIVEWTRDEAGEVHMRLYRKKEFERVLQQGEG; encoded by the coding sequence TTGAGCAAGACGTTTCCAAAAGACTGGTTCGATTTCACACCGGAAAAATACGCGGATCTGGGCGCTATGTTCTATCTGGCGGGTTTGACGAAAACACATCAGAAACGCAGTCTGGCACAGGTTTTGTACGCGTTCGAAACTCCGTTTCGCCTGGGCCAGTACCATATCTTCCGACAGCACGGATTCCCCCGTGGTTTTGTCACCTTCGCCGGGCTCAGCCCCGAAGCCGAATTCCGTTACGCGGTGAAAGAAAAACCCCTTTCCGACACGGACTTCACCAGCGGATCATCCTTCTGGATCATTGATCTTGTGGCTCCGTTTGGACAGACCAGCCAAATTGTTGATATCCTCAAGCAGGAAATCCCGCACCCGCGTGTGCGCACCAACCGGATGGACAGTGACATGACACGCAATCGCATCGTCGAATGGACGCGGGATGAAGCGGGCGAGGTTCACATGCGCCTGTATCGCAAGAAGGAATTTGAACGCGTGCTGCAGCAAGGCGAGGGTTAA
- the hemF gene encoding oxygen-dependent coproporphyrinogen oxidase, with translation MFETEKNTASAWFRQLRDDIVAAFEALEDSHDTGPFSDAKPGRFEVKETKRQSEDGSDAGGGLMSVMRGGRVFEKVGVNVSTVYGTLGERAQQAMAARKGIPGMTEDPRFWASGISLVAHMQNPHVPAVHMNTRMFWTQHAWWFGGGSDLNPCIEYDDDTAHFHDTQKAHLDPHGPGHYPRLKEWADEYFYIPHRKRARGVGGIFMDDYCTGDWQADFALTQDIGRAFLPAFVPLVEKRRVQGFLDADKDTQLVHRGLYAEYNLVYDRGTKFGLETGHDPDAVLMSLPPMAKWI, from the coding sequence ATGTTCGAAACAGAAAAAAACACCGCCTCAGCCTGGTTCCGCCAATTGCGCGACGACATTGTTGCCGCCTTCGAAGCATTGGAGGACAGCCACGACACCGGCCCGTTTTCCGACGCAAAGCCCGGCCGCTTTGAAGTCAAGGAAACCAAACGCCAGTCCGAGGACGGCTCTGACGCAGGGGGCGGTCTGATGTCCGTGATGCGCGGCGGGCGAGTGTTTGAAAAGGTCGGGGTCAATGTCTCGACAGTTTACGGGACCCTGGGCGAGCGTGCACAACAGGCGATGGCAGCACGCAAAGGCATCCCCGGGATGACCGAAGACCCGCGTTTCTGGGCCTCGGGGATCAGCCTCGTGGCGCATATGCAGAACCCGCATGTCCCGGCGGTGCATATGAACACTCGGATGTTCTGGACCCAGCACGCCTGGTGGTTCGGCGGCGGATCGGATCTGAACCCCTGCATCGAATATGATGACGATACGGCGCATTTCCATGATACCCAAAAGGCTCATCTGGACCCGCATGGACCCGGACATTATCCGCGCCTGAAAGAGTGGGCGGACGAATATTTCTATATTCCCCACCGCAAACGCGCACGCGGCGTAGGCGGTATTTTCATGGATGATTATTGCACCGGAGACTGGCAGGCCGATTTCGCCCTGACGCAGGATATCGGTCGGGCTTTCCTGCCCGCTTTCGTGCCATTGGTCGAAAAACGGCGCGTACAGGGTTTCTTGGACGCCGACAAAGACACCCAGCTGGTGCATCGCGGTCTTTATGCGGAATACAATCTGGTCTATGACCGCGGCACCAAATTCGGACTGGAAACCGGACATGATCCGGACGCGGTTCTGATGAGCCTGCCACCAATGGCGAAATGGATCTGA
- a CDS encoding SDR family NAD(P)-dependent oxidoreductase: MSFSIAGKTAIVTGGANGIGLAIGRHFADAGANVMFADIDEKRLIDELGEQAEDGNIRYFAGDLREKLTIANLLSATLDAFDQVDILINGARQVIQSDPLDPDDDSMRTLLNQNLMPALRLSQLVAKRMIKQAGGDDENPAGSIINLSSIAARRTHPDLMAYSVSTAALDQMTRSLAVALAPNRIRVNSIALGSVMSASLQSTLRENREFRDDIEKHTPLARIASATELTETAQYLASDAAGFITGQILTIDGGRTLLDPVAAPAH; this comes from the coding sequence ATGTCCTTTTCCATCGCAGGCAAGACAGCAATCGTTACAGGCGGGGCCAATGGCATCGGGCTGGCCATAGGTCGGCATTTCGCGGACGCGGGCGCAAATGTCATGTTCGCCGATATAGATGAGAAACGTCTGATCGATGAGCTTGGGGAACAGGCAGAAGACGGCAATATTCGTTATTTCGCAGGCGACCTGCGCGAAAAGCTGACCATTGCCAATTTGCTGTCGGCAACACTGGATGCGTTTGATCAGGTGGATATTCTGATCAACGGAGCGCGCCAGGTGATCCAGTCTGATCCGCTTGATCCCGATGACGATTCGATGCGTACCTTGCTGAACCAGAACCTGATGCCTGCGCTGCGGCTCAGCCAGTTGGTCGCAAAACGCATGATCAAGCAGGCCGGGGGCGACGATGAAAACCCTGCCGGATCGATCATCAACCTGTCATCCATCGCGGCCCGCCGCACGCATCCCGACCTGATGGCCTATTCCGTGTCGACCGCCGCGCTGGACCAGATGACACGTTCACTGGCCGTGGCGTTGGCGCCGAACCGCATCCGGGTCAATTCGATTGCGCTCGGCTCGGTCATGAGTGCATCACTGCAATCGACGCTAAGAGAGAACCGAGAATTCCGCGACGATATCGAAAAGCACACACCGCTTGCCCGTATCGCGTCGGCCACTGAATTGACGGAAACCGCGCAGTATCTGGCATCGGATGCAGCCGGATTCATCACCGGCCAGATCCTGACAATCGATGGCGGCCGCACATTGCTTGACCCTGTCGCCGCACCGGCGCATTGA
- a CDS encoding class I SAM-dependent methyltransferase yields MSPRLEFALQNGLSLSSPLSVICPVPAHDLSALPHAAQVVQPFKPFYDHFAAQSFDTVPEAEDPCQDAIVFLPRAKALARAMIHLASSRARGVVVIDGAKTDGVDSILKDVRKRVPVEGPLSKAHGKIFWFRADPQSFADWAAPKTQIVDGYHTAPGVFSADGIDPASAMLLNALPAQLGPRVADLGAGWGYLTAELLKRDNLKSVHLVEADHTALACARINASDPKARFYWADAVTWSAPEPLDIVVMNPPFHTSRSADPTLGQGFIAAAARNLTRNGTLWMVANRHLPYETTLNEHFARVDEAAGDNRFKVFEASRPRR; encoded by the coding sequence ATGTCCCCTCGCCTGGAATTTGCATTGCAGAACGGCCTGTCGCTGTCATCTCCCCTCAGCGTGATCTGCCCTGTTCCAGCCCATGATCTGTCGGCGCTTCCCCATGCGGCGCAGGTGGTGCAGCCGTTCAAACCTTTTTACGACCATTTTGCCGCGCAAAGCTTTGACACGGTGCCCGAGGCGGAAGACCCTTGCCAGGATGCAATTGTCTTTTTGCCGCGGGCCAAGGCGCTTGCGCGGGCGATGATCCATCTGGCCAGTTCACGAGCCCGCGGCGTTGTCGTGATCGATGGCGCAAAGACCGATGGCGTGGACAGCATTCTGAAAGATGTTCGCAAAAGGGTTCCGGTCGAAGGGCCTCTGTCCAAGGCACACGGGAAAATCTTCTGGTTTCGGGCTGACCCGCAGAGCTTTGCAGATTGGGCTGCGCCAAAGACGCAGATCGTCGATGGGTACCACACGGCACCGGGTGTGTTTTCAGCGGACGGGATCGATCCCGCTTCGGCCATGTTGCTGAACGCCTTGCCTGCCCAGCTGGGGCCGCGCGTGGCCGATCTGGGTGCCGGGTGGGGGTATCTGACCGCAGAGCTTTTGAAGCGCGACAACCTAAAATCCGTGCATCTTGTCGAAGCAGATCACACGGCCCTTGCCTGCGCGCGCATCAACGCCTCTGACCCCAAGGCCCGGTTTTATTGGGCCGACGCCGTCACCTGGTCTGCGCCAGAGCCATTGGACATTGTTGTAATGAACCCCCCTTTTCACACCTCACGCAGTGCCGACCCTACGCTGGGGCAGGGTTTCATCGCAGCAGCGGCACGCAATCTGACGCGCAACGGAACCCTATGGATGGTCGCCAATCGCCACCTTCCCTACGAAACCACTCTGAACGAACACTTCGCTCGGGTCGATGAAGCCGCCGGCGACAACCGGTTCAAGGTGTTTGAGGCCTCTCGCCCTCGGCGATAA
- the clpS gene encoding ATP-dependent Clp protease adapter ClpS, whose protein sequence is MLEKTWMMSDEPDDDSDASVLVQTRPKTKRPPLYKVLLLNDDYTPMEFVVHVLERFFGMTHAEAFEIMLTVHKKGVAVVGVFSHEIAETKVGQVMDFARRHQHPLQCTMEREE, encoded by the coding sequence ATGCTGGAAAAGACCTGGATGATGTCTGACGAACCGGACGACGACAGCGACGCGTCCGTTCTGGTGCAGACGCGCCCAAAAACCAAGCGTCCGCCTTTGTACAAGGTGCTGTTGCTGAACGACGATTACACGCCGATGGAATTCGTGGTTCATGTTCTGGAACGTTTCTTCGGCATGACCCATGCAGAAGCATTCGAGATCATGCTGACCGTGCATAAAAAAGGTGTGGCCGTCGTCGGGGTCTTCAGCCATGAAATTGCCGAGACCAAAGTTGGCCAGGTTATGGATTTCGCCCGCCGGCACCAGCACCCGCTGCAATGCACCATGGAACGCGAAGAATAA
- a CDS encoding HAD family hydrolase — protein sequence MTDKLTTIGFDADDTLWHNERFFQLTQAHFAELLADHADQDHLMERLLAAEKRNIRHYGYGIKGFVLSMIETALEVTDDRVPASVIRQLIEAGQEMLAYPIELLPHARDAVEGMTGLCRVVLITKGDLIDQERKLAQSGLGDLFDAVEIVSEKTPETYRSIFERHGDGPARAMMVGNSMRSDVVAPIQAGSWGVHVPHGLIWEVEHAEAPVDSPRFRELRDLGGLAELVHSLK from the coding sequence ATGACTGACAAGCTGACGACAATCGGTTTCGATGCGGATGATACCCTGTGGCACAATGAACGCTTTTTTCAGCTGACGCAGGCGCATTTTGCCGAGTTGCTGGCCGATCATGCCGACCAGGATCATCTGATGGAGCGGCTTCTGGCAGCCGAAAAGCGCAACATTCGACACTATGGCTACGGCATCAAGGGCTTTGTTCTGTCGATGATCGAAACCGCTCTCGAGGTTACGGATGACCGTGTGCCGGCCTCGGTCATTCGCCAATTGATCGAAGCCGGGCAAGAGATGCTGGCCTATCCGATCGAGCTGTTGCCCCATGCCCGCGACGCGGTGGAAGGCATGACAGGCTTGTGCCGGGTTGTCTTGATTACCAAAGGGGACCTGATCGACCAGGAACGCAAACTGGCTCAGTCGGGTCTGGGTGATCTGTTCGACGCAGTGGAAATCGTGTCTGAAAAGACCCCTGAAACTTACCGGTCGATATTTGAGCGGCATGGTGATGGCCCGGCGCGCGCGATGATGGTTGGCAATTCCATGCGATCTGACGTTGTGGCTCCGATCCAGGCAGGAAGCTGGGGGGTTCATGTCCCGCACGGCCTTATCTGGGAGGTGGAGCATGCTGAAGCCCCGGTCGACAGTCCCCGATTCCGGGAGTTGAGGGATTTGGGCGGTCTGGCCGAATTGGTGCACAGCCTGAAGTGA
- a CDS encoding D-alanyl-D-alanine carboxypeptidase family protein — protein MGFFLIMLLCVLAFAPLRSMAAPYAAMVIDARTGEVLHSRNADTRLHPASLTKMMTLYIAFEAVRNGEITLDTPVRITKKAAAEPPSKLGLRAGQTIAFRYLIRAAAVKSANDAATAIGIAISGSEAAFARRMTRTAKAMGMSRTTFKNAHGLTEAGHLSTARDMTTLGRHLLYDYPQYYNLFSRQSTYAGIKTVPNTNRRLLAAYKGADGIKTGYTRAAGFNLVASAKRKNERIIATVFGGKSGASRNAKVAELLDLGFRRAPSRAPIRKPARPAYAGNTGLGAGTQVASVSGAPKSSLRPVRRPSASTQVASAVAVTADENRDRITSAIAAAIAEADIAPTAPPVETSDTRPALRPENLVLASTDSTKQPEPEQEVVTRLSSSGGHLWGVNVGRYTTRYEAEKVLLKTALSEMTTLEGTLRKVNQSSRGFDATFQGMTREQADLACRRLQARNVTCFMIGPS, from the coding sequence ATGGGCTTTTTTCTCATAATGTTGCTATGTGTGCTGGCGTTTGCGCCGCTCAGGTCCATGGCGGCACCTTACGCAGCGATGGTGATTGATGCCCGAACCGGAGAGGTTCTGCATTCGCGCAATGCTGACACAAGGCTTCACCCGGCATCGCTGACCAAGATGATGACGCTTTATATCGCGTTCGAAGCGGTGCGGAATGGTGAGATCACGCTGGATACCCCGGTTCGGATCACCAAAAAGGCGGCAGCCGAGCCACCGTCGAAGCTGGGGCTGCGCGCTGGTCAGACAATTGCTTTTCGCTATCTGATCCGCGCGGCTGCTGTGAAATCGGCGAATGATGCTGCCACGGCCATCGGTATTGCCATCAGCGGATCCGAGGCAGCTTTTGCGCGTCGTATGACGCGAACCGCCAAGGCGATGGGGATGAGCCGCACGACCTTCAAAAACGCCCATGGTTTGACCGAGGCGGGGCATCTTTCGACCGCACGTGACATGACCACGCTGGGTCGGCATCTGCTGTATGACTATCCGCAATACTACAACCTGTTCTCGCGCCAATCGACCTATGCAGGGATCAAAACCGTTCCCAACACCAACCGTCGCCTGTTGGCAGCCTACAAAGGCGCCGATGGCATCAAAACCGGGTACACCCGAGCGGCTGGGTTCAATCTTGTGGCATCGGCAAAACGCAAGAATGAACGCATCATCGCCACCGTCTTTGGCGGAAAGTCCGGCGCCTCTCGGAATGCCAAGGTTGCCGAGCTTCTGGATTTGGGTTTCCGCCGTGCGCCGTCGCGTGCGCCCATTCGCAAACCTGCGCGACCGGCTTATGCAGGAAATACCGGATTGGGTGCCGGGACGCAGGTCGCCAGCGTGAGCGGGGCGCCAAAATCCAGTTTGCGCCCAGTTCGGCGCCCCTCCGCGTCAACGCAAGTCGCAAGCGCGGTTGCTGTGACAGCTGATGAGAATCGCGACCGCATCACCAGCGCGATCGCGGCTGCCATTGCAGAAGCTGATATCGCACCAACCGCACCGCCTGTAGAAACATCCGACACCCGTCCGGCATTGCGCCCCGAAAATCTGGTTCTGGCTTCGACGGATTCCACCAAACAGCCCGAGCCTGAACAGGAGGTTGTCACTCGGCTGTCTTCGTCAGGTGGGCACCTGTGGGGCGTCAATGTGGGGCGCTACACCACGCGGTATGAGGCCGAGAAGGTTCTGCTGAAAACCGCATTGTCGGAAATGACCACTCTGGAAGGCACGCTGCGCAAAGTGAACCAAAGCTCGCGTGGGTTTGACGCAACCTTTCAGGGCATGACCCGCGAACAGGCGGATCTGGCCTGTCGCCGTTTGCAGGCCCGCAACGTCACCTGTTTCATGATCGGGCCATCATAA
- a CDS encoding LamB/YcsF family protein yields the protein MPSVDLNADMGESYGPWKMGDDESLLKIITSANIACGFHAGDPDVMASTMKLAAENDVGIGAHPGFPDLQGFGRRNMKLSQDTLRNLVRYQLGAAMGMAKAVGTRVRHLKLHGALANMCSVDVDMARACYQGALDVDPDIIVMVLAVTKQEDAVRELGCKWVGEIFADRAYNDDGTLVDRSRPGAVIHDADVAGPRILNMVREGAIITESGKRLETSIDTICLHGDGPTAVQIARSVRESLIGGGVEVTKFTR from the coding sequence ATGCCAAGCGTCGATCTGAATGCCGATATGGGGGAAAGCTATGGCCCATGGAAAATGGGCGACGACGAAAGCCTTCTGAAGATCATCACCTCGGCCAATATTGCCTGTGGCTTTCATGCGGGTGATCCGGATGTAATGGCATCGACAATGAAGCTGGCGGCCGAGAATGATGTCGGTATCGGGGCTCATCCCGGGTTTCCCGACCTGCAAGGCTTTGGCCGCCGGAACATGAAGCTGTCTCAGGACACCCTCCGCAATCTGGTGCGGTATCAGTTGGGCGCAGCCATGGGCATGGCCAAAGCGGTTGGCACCAGAGTTCGCCATCTAAAGCTGCACGGCGCACTGGCCAATATGTGTTCGGTCGATGTCGATATGGCGCGGGCCTGCTATCAGGGCGCGCTGGACGTCGATCCCGACATCATCGTGATGGTTCTTGCCGTGACGAAACAGGAAGACGCCGTGCGCGAGCTGGGCTGCAAATGGGTGGGCGAGATTTTTGCCGACCGCGCCTATAATGACGACGGAACATTGGTTGACCGCAGCCGGCCAGGCGCGGTGATCCATGACGCGGATGTCGCAGGACCCCGCATCCTGAACATGGTCCGCGAAGGCGCGATCATCACCGAAAGCGGCAAGCGGCTGGAAACATCGATTGACACAATCTGCCTGCATGGGGACGGACCAACCGCGGTGCAGATCGCCCGTTCTGTTCGCGAAAGCCTGATCGGGGGCGGTGTCGAGGTCACGAAATTCACCCGCTGA
- a CDS encoding biotin-dependent carboxyltransferase family protein codes for MSLIVHQIGPACTIQDQGRTGYLDQGLSRSGAVDTMALHEGAALLGQSPELAALEMAGMGGTFEATQNMRIALTGARMQASIDDSLVAWNASHHLEPGQRLVIGALLQGNYGYLHLGGGIDSEVFLGSRSAHLTARIGRAVKPGDRLTCGPDAGDAGLKLPPSERFSGGVLRVVASFQTSLFDGATLDRFARTSFHRGARANRMGMQVNSDGDGFAATGQLNILSEVITPGDIQMTGTGDPFILLPECQTTGGYPRIATVLPCDMPRAAQTPAGGAITFEFVSMEQATELHAAFMADLARLPSKVEALVRNPHDIPDLLSYQLISGVISATD; via the coding sequence ATGAGCCTAATCGTCCACCAGATCGGCCCGGCTTGCACCATCCAGGATCAGGGGCGCACAGGTTATCTGGACCAGGGCCTGTCCCGGTCCGGGGCCGTCGATACAATGGCCCTTCATGAAGGCGCCGCATTGCTCGGCCAGAGCCCGGAACTTGCTGCGCTGGAAATGGCCGGAATGGGTGGCACGTTCGAGGCCACACAGAACATGCGCATCGCATTGACCGGCGCGCGGATGCAGGCCAGCATTGATGACAGCCTCGTGGCCTGGAATGCCTCGCATCACCTCGAACCCGGACAACGGCTGGTCATCGGTGCGCTTCTGCAAGGCAATTACGGCTATCTTCATTTGGGAGGCGGTATCGATTCAGAGGTTTTTCTTGGATCTCGATCCGCGCACCTGACGGCACGGATCGGGCGAGCGGTGAAGCCGGGCGACCGGCTGACCTGTGGCCCGGATGCAGGCGACGCTGGTTTGAAACTTCCCCCTTCCGAACGCTTCTCGGGCGGCGTTCTGCGTGTCGTCGCCAGCTTCCAGACGTCCTTGTTTGATGGCGCAACGCTTGATCGATTTGCGCGCACCTCATTCCATCGTGGCGCACGCGCCAACCGGATGGGGATGCAAGTGAACAGTGACGGCGACGGGTTCGCGGCCACTGGCCAACTGAACATCTTGTCCGAGGTTATTACCCCGGGCGACATCCAGATGACCGGAACCGGAGATCCGTTCATCCTGCTGCCTGAATGCCAGACCACAGGAGGGTATCCCCGCATCGCGACCGTTTTGCCCTGCGACATGCCCCGCGCAGCCCAGACACCCGCCGGCGGAGCGATCACGTTCGAATTTGTCAGCATGGAGCAAGCCACCGAATTGCACGCGGCATTCATGGCGGATCTTGCCCGCCTGCCCTCAAAAGTCGAAGCGTTGGTGCGTAACCCGCATGACATCCCGGACTTGCTGTCCTACCAATTGATCAGCGGAGTGATCTCTGCCACCGACTAA
- a CDS encoding allophanate hydrolase subunit 1, with amino-acid sequence MTRHLMFPLVRTVGFDGALVTFADTMSETANRAALAFRSELDRLQWEEVTESSATLASAYVRFDTQRTTHQQMLRKLQDLVDQKDWYSTPLPTGRRLWRIPTVYGTDLAPQLDDAAAAAGLAPEEAIRRLGQSRVRVLTIGFAPGQPYLGPLPPEFNIPRLQNLTPMVPEGALVLAISQFVLFSGPTPTGWRHVGQTAFRCFRPETTEAFALKPGDELIFEPVSREDLEHIRAKNEDGTGGATCEEIAP; translated from the coding sequence ATGACGCGTCACCTTATGTTCCCACTGGTCAGAACCGTCGGATTTGACGGTGCGCTTGTCACATTTGCGGACACGATGTCTGAGACAGCGAACCGAGCGGCACTGGCCTTTCGATCTGAACTGGATCGGCTTCAGTGGGAAGAGGTCACGGAGTCTTCTGCCACGCTGGCCTCGGCATATGTCCGGTTCGATACGCAAAGGACCACCCACCAACAGATGCTGCGCAAGCTTCAGGACCTCGTCGATCAGAAGGACTGGTACAGCACACCACTTCCAACAGGCCGCAGGCTGTGGCGAATTCCGACGGTCTATGGCACTGACCTTGCGCCCCAGCTGGACGATGCCGCTGCTGCTGCCGGTCTCGCGCCGGAAGAAGCGATACGGCGGCTTGGCCAGTCCCGCGTGCGGGTTTTGACAATAGGGTTCGCCCCCGGGCAACCCTACCTTGGGCCATTGCCCCCCGAGTTCAATATTCCGCGGCTGCAAAACCTGACCCCCATGGTGCCCGAAGGCGCTCTGGTTCTTGCAATATCGCAGTTTGTCCTGTTTTCCGGGCCGACGCCAACCGGGTGGCGGCATGTCGGGCAGACGGCTTTTCGGTGTTTCCGGCCCGAGACGACCGAGGCATTCGCCCTCAAGCCTGGGGATGAACTGATATTCGAACCCGTTTCCCGCGAAGACCTGGAACATATCAGAGCCAAAAACGAAGATGGCACCGGCGGAGCAACCTGCGAGGAGATTGCGCCATGA